Proteins found in one Zea mays cultivar B73 chromosome 1, Zm-B73-REFERENCE-NAM-5.0, whole genome shotgun sequence genomic segment:
- the LOC109943540 gene encoding uncharacterized protein, protein MSRRGKYAKQRKGPLTGTAFDPLPLPSGVPVPMCFCGDPCKVDKSEDHDTYRQRYWMCANFAFEPTVVQRRMNLMTPPPLCDFEQWIDTEISEKDKKWLENLQKWDAEDKERMKKRREELAAEQQREDEEKMRRVAECREDKEKKLERARRAKEAMEENPDAFRKGKWPRCTQ, encoded by the exons ATGTCTAGGCGTGGTAAATATGCTAAACAAAG GAAGGGTCCTTTGACCGGAACTGCCTTCGACCCGCTGCCTTTGCCAAGTGGTGTTCCAGTGCCTATGTgtttttgtggtgatccttgtaaggTCGATAAGTCTGAAGATCATGACACCTATCGACAGAggtattggatgtgtgctaactttGCATTTGAGCCAACTGTTGTTCAACGTCGGATGAATTTAATG ACTCCTCCACCGCTATGTGATTTTGAGCAGTGGATTGACACCGAAATATCAGAGAAAGATAAGAAGTGGCTGGAGAATCTTCAAAAGTGGGATGCAGAGGACAAAGAGAGGATGAAAAAAAGACGAGAGGAGCTTGCTGCCGAGCAACAACGTGAAGACGAAGAGAAAATGAGGCGTGTTGCTGAATGCAGGGAAGATAAGGAGAAGAAGCTTGAGCGTGCACGTCGTGcaaaggaagcaatggaggagaaCCCTGATGCATTTCGCAAAGGCAAATGGCCCCGTTGTACTCAGTAG
- the LOC118476169 gene encoding uncharacterized protein, which translates to MSFDGPLGPDFFEEAVFNFPVQSKKDFNKEVRLRSYDNRREDWPKCMHGEDCLVQMFVEGGIDGGRRFFRCPYAYHSLVKENCGFTRWVDPRPIFPHAEYISYLQNRIFDLEREVSNKNDEEERDTNNGGASQVQVCPDPYCCCPCHNKNVGPPSSPPHPQQTPTMGGYYGEGSTQFGMWEHY; encoded by the exons ATGTCTTTTGATGGCCCTCTTGGTCCAGATTTTTTTGAAGAGGCGGTTTTTAACTTTCCAGTTCAAAGTAAAAAAGATTTCAACAAAGAGGTTAGACTTAGGTCCTACGATAATAGGAGAGAAGATTGGCCGAAGTGCATGCATGGCGAGGATTGCTTGGTGCAGATGTTCGTTGAGGGTGGAATTGATGGAGGCCGGCGTTTCTTCAGATGTCCTTATGCATAT CATTCATTGGTCAAGGAGAATTGTGGGTTCACTCGTTGGGTAGATCCTCGTCCAATTTTTCCTCATGCGGAATACATATCCTACCTACAGAATAGGATATTTGATCTAGAGAGAGAAGTAAGCAACAAAAATGATGAGGAAGAAAGAGACACAAACAATGGTGGTGCTTCACAGGTGCAAGTATGCCCAGATCCATATTGTTGCTGCCCTTGTCACAACAAGAATGTTGGTCCTCCGTCGTCTCCACCGCACCCACAGCAGACACCAACAATGGGAGGATACTATGGGGAAGGGTCAACTCAATTTGGAATGTGGGAGCACTACTAG